A genomic window from Nocardioides jiangxiensis includes:
- the secF gene encoding protein translocase subunit SecF has product MGRFNRLGNDLYNGHRSIDFVGRWKTWYAASAVILILAITGLAWKGLNLGIEFVGGSEYSVSLPADQVTQANADKLRDAVAGLGIKDAEQPVVTTSGDKAILVQTESLSTADSIKVMDELASAAHVDAQKDVSVSDIGSSWGKDVLNRAILGLIVFLIVVVLFIWAYFREWKMSVAAIVALAHDVLITVGIYALSGFEVSPATVTGILTILGFSLYDTVVVFDKVRENTHQGKAGSRTYADGANLAVNQTLVRSINTSIVALLPVAALLYVGVVQLGSGSLKDLALALFVGMLAGAYSSIFIATPLLVILKKNDDDVEVVNRRAAARIRAADPYASVPSFAEGMPVFADPTTTALEQARLHIDPNAPQRPMTRDRLPKGFLKDQDETPDELDER; this is encoded by the coding sequence ATGGGCCGTTTCAACCGTCTCGGCAACGACCTCTACAACGGTCACCGCTCGATCGACTTCGTCGGTCGCTGGAAGACCTGGTACGCCGCCTCCGCGGTGATCCTGATCCTCGCGATCACCGGACTGGCGTGGAAGGGCCTCAACCTCGGCATCGAGTTCGTCGGCGGCTCGGAGTACTCCGTGAGCCTGCCTGCGGACCAGGTGACCCAGGCCAACGCCGACAAGCTCCGTGACGCCGTCGCCGGCCTGGGCATCAAGGATGCCGAGCAGCCGGTCGTCACCACCTCCGGCGACAAGGCGATCCTCGTCCAGACCGAGTCGCTCTCGACCGCGGACTCGATCAAGGTGATGGACGAGCTCGCCTCCGCAGCGCACGTCGACGCCCAGAAGGACGTGTCGGTCTCCGACATCGGGTCCAGCTGGGGCAAGGACGTCCTCAACAGGGCGATCCTCGGCCTGATCGTCTTCCTCATCGTCGTGGTGCTCTTCATCTGGGCCTACTTCCGCGAGTGGAAGATGTCCGTGGCCGCGATCGTGGCCCTGGCGCACGATGTCCTGATCACCGTCGGCATCTACGCGCTCTCCGGCTTCGAGGTCTCGCCCGCGACCGTCACCGGCATCCTGACCATCCTCGGCTTCTCGCTCTACGACACCGTCGTCGTCTTCGACAAGGTCCGCGAGAACACCCACCAGGGCAAGGCCGGTTCCCGGACCTACGCCGACGGCGCCAACCTCGCGGTCAACCAGACGCTGGTCCGCTCGATCAACACCTCGATCGTCGCGCTGCTCCCGGTCGCGGCGCTTCTCTACGTCGGCGTGGTCCAGCTCGGCTCCGGGTCGCTGAAGGACCTGGCACTCGCGCTCTTCGTCGGCATGCTCGCCGGTGCCTACTCCTCGATCTTCATCGCGACGCCGCTGCTGGTGATCCTGAAGAAGAACGACGACGACGTCGAGGTGGTCAACCGCCGTGCCGCCGCCCGGATCCGTGCCGCCGACCCGTACGCCAGCGTGCCGTCGTTCGCGGAGGGCATGCCGGTCTTCGCCGACCCGACGACGACTGCGCTGGAGCAGGCGCGCCTGCACATCGACCCGAACGCCCCGCAGCGTCCGATGACGCGCGACCGCCTGCCGAAGGGCTTCCTCAAGGACCAGGACGAGACGCCCGACGAGCTGGACGAGCGCTGA
- the secD gene encoding protein translocase subunit SecD — MAAPKTAHPGRTLILFFVGVAILFGLVAIGGTWKPALGLDLQGGQRITLRAKDNNVTAEAMAEAAKIINQRVNGSGVSEASVSTQGNTNIVVSIPGESNQKLVDIVQRQARLGFRLIACSTQVPGACGGTPAPKPDKTTTGVVHDGLAWRAAPPQAWIDKFNAATCPPATEPDENADAPGTPMVACSAATKDAPAQKYLLSPAVLEGKELSTAVAQQNSQNSIAWEVGLKFKSEGAKKFAQVSKALYSNSTEQFAMVLDGTVLSAPSMNDPNLSKVASITGSFSQAEANSLATSLKFGALPVAFESNPKNDTVGPSLAGNQLDAGIWAGIVGLLLVMLYCLLYYRGLGLVVIASLVAAGVTTYGMVLLLAGAGFTLSLPGIAGLIVAVGITADSFIVFFERIRDEMREGKSMRVAVEAGWVRARNTCLAADAVSLSAAVVLYIFAIDEVRGFAFTLGLSTLIDLAIFFWFTKPAVSWLGRFHFFNSGHKFSGLGTDTLGLDAAAIKGGAA; from the coding sequence GTGGCTGCACCCAAGACGGCCCACCCGGGCCGCACCCTGATCCTCTTCTTCGTCGGCGTGGCGATCCTGTTCGGGCTCGTGGCCATCGGCGGCACGTGGAAGCCGGCCCTCGGCCTCGACCTGCAGGGCGGCCAGCGCATCACGCTCCGCGCCAAGGACAACAACGTCACGGCCGAGGCGATGGCCGAGGCGGCGAAGATCATCAACCAGCGTGTCAACGGTTCGGGCGTCAGCGAGGCCTCGGTCTCCACCCAGGGAAACACCAACATCGTGGTGTCGATCCCCGGTGAGTCGAACCAGAAGCTCGTCGACATCGTGCAGCGCCAGGCGCGCCTCGGCTTCCGCCTGATCGCGTGCTCGACCCAGGTGCCCGGCGCCTGCGGTGGTACGCCGGCGCCGAAGCCGGACAAGACCACGACCGGCGTCGTCCACGACGGGCTGGCCTGGCGCGCTGCGCCGCCGCAGGCCTGGATCGACAAGTTCAACGCCGCGACGTGCCCGCCCGCCACGGAGCCGGACGAGAACGCCGACGCCCCCGGCACCCCCATGGTGGCCTGCAGCGCCGCGACGAAGGACGCACCGGCCCAGAAGTACCTGCTGTCGCCCGCCGTGCTCGAGGGCAAGGAGCTCTCCACGGCCGTTGCGCAGCAGAACTCCCAGAACTCGATCGCCTGGGAGGTCGGGCTGAAGTTCAAGAGCGAGGGTGCCAAGAAGTTCGCCCAGGTCTCCAAGGCGCTCTACTCCAACAGCACCGAGCAGTTCGCGATGGTGCTCGACGGCACGGTGCTCTCGGCGCCGAGCATGAACGACCCGAACCTGTCCAAGGTCGCGTCGATCACCGGCAGCTTCTCCCAGGCCGAGGCCAACTCCCTGGCCACCAGCCTCAAGTTCGGCGCCCTGCCGGTCGCGTTCGAGTCCAACCCGAAGAACGACACCGTCGGCCCCTCGCTCGCGGGCAACCAGCTCGACGCGGGCATCTGGGCCGGCATCGTCGGCCTGCTCCTCGTCATGCTGTACTGCCTGCTCTACTACCGTGGCCTCGGTCTCGTGGTGATCGCGTCGCTGGTCGCGGCGGGTGTGACGACCTACGGCATGGTGCTCCTGCTGGCAGGTGCGGGCTTCACGCTCTCGCTGCCCGGCATCGCGGGTCTGATCGTCGCGGTCGGCATCACCGCGGACTCGTTCATCGTCTTCTTCGAGCGCATCCGCGACGAGATGCGTGAGGGCAAGTCGATGCGGGTCGCGGTGGAGGCCGGCTGGGTCCGTGCGCGGAACACCTGCCTGGCCGCAGACGCTGTCTCGCTGTCGGCTGCGGTGGTGCTCTACATCTTCGCGATCGACGAGGTGCGGGGCTTCGCCTTCACCCTCGGACTGTCGACGCTGATCGACCTCGCGATCTTCTTCTGGTTCACCAAGCCGGCGGTCTCGTGGCTGGGCCGGTTCCACTTCTTCAACTCCGGCCACAAGTTCTCGGGCCTGGGCACGGACACCCTCGGCCTCGACGCCGCGGCGATCAAGGGAGGGGCAGCCTGA
- the yajC gene encoding preprotein translocase subunit YajC yields MKDLGALLPLVGIFAVFWFLMILPMRRRQKATAQMQSELAVGDRVVTSGGMFGTIAHLAEDRVGLEVAPQVVVEIARGALVGKTVLDGMDG; encoded by the coding sequence GTGAAGGACCTTGGCGCCCTGCTGCCGCTTGTCGGCATCTTCGCCGTCTTCTGGTTTCTGATGATCCTGCCGATGCGACGCCGTCAGAAGGCGACGGCGCAGATGCAGTCGGAGCTCGCCGTCGGAGACCGTGTGGTCACCTCGGGCGGGATGTTCGGCACCATCGCCCACCTCGCGGAGGACCGCGTGGGCCTCGAGGTCGCACCGCAGGTCGTCGTCGAGATCGCGCGAGGCGCGCTTGTGGGCAAGACAGTGCTCGACGGAATGGATGGCTGA
- the ruvB gene encoding Holliday junction branch migration DNA helicase RuvB, translating to MEGRLTAAEADSDERAVEAALRPRRLDEVIGQERVREQLGLVLDAAKARGRVPDHVLLSGPPGLGKTTLAMIIAAEMEAPLRLTSGPAITHAGDLAAILSGLNEGEVLFVDEIHRMSRPAEEMLYMAMEDFRVDVIIGKGPGATSIPLEIPPFTLVGATTRAGLLPGPLRDRFGFTGHLEFYEPHELDGIVHRSAHLLDVELTDEGSSEIAGRSRGTPRIANRLLRRVRDYAQVRADGVVTLDVARKALDLFEVDASGLDRLDRGVLDILCRRFGGGPVGISTLAVAVGEERETVEEVAEPFLVRNGFLARTPRGRVATPAAWAHLGLQQPFGAPGDDPLPGS from the coding sequence ATGGAGGGGCGCCTGACCGCGGCCGAGGCCGACTCCGACGAGCGTGCGGTGGAAGCCGCGCTGCGGCCACGACGTCTCGACGAGGTGATCGGCCAGGAGCGGGTCCGCGAGCAGCTCGGGCTGGTGCTGGATGCGGCGAAGGCGCGGGGGAGGGTCCCCGACCACGTGCTGCTCTCCGGTCCGCCGGGCCTGGGCAAGACGACGCTCGCGATGATCATCGCGGCCGAGATGGAGGCGCCGCTGCGCCTGACCAGCGGGCCGGCGATCACCCACGCCGGTGACCTCGCGGCCATCCTCTCCGGCCTCAACGAGGGGGAGGTGCTCTTCGTCGACGAGATCCACCGGATGTCCCGGCCGGCCGAGGAGATGCTCTACATGGCCATGGAGGACTTCCGTGTCGACGTGATCATCGGCAAGGGGCCGGGGGCGACCTCGATTCCGCTGGAGATCCCGCCGTTCACGCTCGTCGGCGCGACCACCCGCGCCGGGCTGCTGCCCGGCCCGCTGCGTGACCGCTTCGGGTTCACGGGCCACCTGGAGTTCTACGAGCCGCACGAGCTCGATGGCATCGTGCACCGCAGCGCCCACCTGCTCGACGTGGAGCTCACCGACGAGGGGTCCTCGGAGATCGCCGGACGGTCGCGGGGGACGCCGCGCATCGCCAACCGCCTGCTCCGCCGTGTTCGCGACTACGCGCAGGTCCGCGCCGACGGCGTGGTCACCCTCGACGTCGCGCGCAAGGCGCTCGACCTCTTCGAGGTCGATGCGAGCGGGCTCGACCGCCTCGACCGCGGGGTGTTGGACATCCTGTGCCGACGCTTCGGCGGAGGGCCGGTGGGCATCTCGACGCTGGCGGTGGCCGTGGGTGAGGAGCGGGAGACCGTCGAGGAGGTGGCCGAGCCGTTCCTGGTCCGCAACGGCTTCCTCGCGCGCACTCCGCGCGGGCGGGTCGCGACTCCGGCGGCGTGGGCGCACCTCGGTCTGCAGCAGCCCTTCGGCGCACCGGGGGACGACCCGCTTCCTGGTTCCTGA
- the ruvA gene encoding Holliday junction branch migration protein RuvA, giving the protein MIAHVRGTVTALGLTSAVLEVGGVGLELQCTPGTLATLRHGATATLPTSMVVREDSLTLFGFLDDDEKSCFELVQTASGVGPKLAQAILAVLGPDDLRIAIAGEDVKTLTKVPGIGQKGAQRIILELKDRIGAPVGRGGAVPTPVVDAWRAQVVEGLTGLGWSAKEAEKAVDVVAPDAGPTPDIGALLRAALQTLRKA; this is encoded by the coding sequence TTGATCGCTCACGTCCGTGGCACCGTCACCGCACTCGGCCTCACCAGTGCGGTCCTCGAGGTGGGCGGAGTCGGCCTCGAGCTGCAGTGCACGCCCGGCACCCTCGCGACGCTGCGCCACGGTGCCACGGCGACCCTCCCGACCAGCATGGTCGTGCGCGAGGACTCCCTGACCCTCTTCGGCTTCCTCGACGACGACGAGAAGTCCTGCTTCGAGCTCGTCCAGACGGCGAGCGGGGTGGGCCCGAAGCTGGCCCAGGCGATCCTCGCGGTCCTCGGGCCCGACGACCTGCGGATCGCGATCGCGGGCGAGGACGTCAAGACACTGACCAAGGTCCCGGGCATCGGTCAGAAGGGGGCCCAGCGGATCATCCTCGAGCTGAAGGACCGCATCGGTGCGCCCGTCGGTCGCGGCGGCGCTGTCCCGACGCCGGTCGTCGACGCCTGGCGAGCCCAGGTCGTCGAGGGCCTCACCGGCCTCGGCTGGTCGGCGAAGGAGGCGGAGAAGGCGGTCGACGTCGTCGCGCCGGACGCCGGCCCAACTCCGGACATCGGCGCGCTCCTCCGCGCCGCCCTGCAGACCCTGCGGAAGGCGTGA
- the ruvC gene encoding crossover junction endodeoxyribonuclease RuvC: MGIDPGLTRMGMGVVEGSLGRPLALVDVNVIRTTSALPVWERLVTIEKGVDAWIDEHRPDAVAIERMFARSDVSTIMGTAQAAGVAMVVAARRGIPVAMHTPSEVKAAVSGNGRADKAQVGLMVTRILRLDAMPRPADAADALALAITHIWRGGAQSRLEAAVAAQALKAGTR; encoded by the coding sequence CTGGGCATCGACCCGGGACTGACCCGCATGGGCATGGGTGTCGTCGAGGGATCGCTCGGCCGGCCCCTGGCCCTCGTCGACGTCAACGTCATCCGCACCACCTCGGCGCTGCCGGTCTGGGAGCGGCTCGTGACGATCGAGAAGGGCGTGGACGCCTGGATCGACGAGCACCGACCGGACGCGGTCGCGATCGAGCGGATGTTCGCGCGCTCGGACGTCAGCACGATCATGGGCACCGCCCAGGCCGCCGGGGTGGCGATGGTCGTCGCAGCGAGGCGCGGCATCCCCGTCGCGATGCACACGCCGTCGGAGGTCAAGGCCGCGGTGTCCGGCAACGGCCGAGCGGACAAGGCGCAGGTCGGCCTCATGGTGACCCGCATCCTGCGCCTCGACGCGATGCCCAGGCCGGCCGATGCCGCCGATGCGCTCGCGCTGGCCATCACCCACATCTGGCGCGGAGGCGCGCAGTCCCGACTCGAGGCAGCCGTCGCTGCCCAGGCCCTGAAGGCAGGCACCCGTTGA
- a CDS encoding iron chaperone: MTEVDSYLAGLAPADAEVIRGYYARALELVPEAAPGRKYAMACLTYRGRGLVSVVRTRKGFSLFPFGSEPVDLVRDRLDGLPSTKGGVQFTATHRVPLAAYDEMVLWSRDRIDRALG; encoded by the coding sequence ATGACCGAGGTCGACTCGTACCTGGCCGGGCTCGCGCCCGCCGATGCCGAGGTGATCCGCGGCTACTACGCCCGGGCGCTTGAGCTGGTGCCGGAGGCCGCGCCCGGACGCAAGTACGCGATGGCGTGCCTGACCTACCGCGGCCGTGGCCTCGTGTCGGTGGTGCGGACGAGGAAGGGGTTCTCGCTCTTCCCCTTCGGCTCCGAACCGGTCGACCTCGTGCGCGACCGTCTCGACGGGCTGCCGTCGACGAAGGGCGGCGTGCAGTTCACGGCCACCCACCGCGTCCCGCTCGCGGCGTACGACGAGATGGTGCTGTGGTCGCGTGATCGCATCGACCGCGCGCTGGGCTGA